AAGCTCCAGCTCAAGATCGAGACGCTGGCCCATGGCGACGCCGAACCGTTTGCCCTCAAGCGGTTGCACGGCATGGCCGTCGACAGCTACGAGGCGCGCCGAAAGCTCGCCGGTATCGATCCAGAAGACGGTGGCCGAAGCGCCGTTGATCACCCGAAGCTTTATCCGTCCGCCCTTCTCGACCCTGACGATCTGCGGATCGGACAAGGTGCGGTCGTTGGTGAGGTAGGCGTCCCAATCGTAGTCGTTCAGGTCCACGGCCATGCCCTGCATCGAGGACATATCCATCTTCATGCCGGAATGGTCCATCGACGCGCCGGGATCGGATTGGCCTCCCATCGCGCTCATATCATGGCCGCCACCATGTCCGCCGGTGATCTCCTGCATGACCTCTTCGGGCGTCTTGAACGAGAAATCATGAAGGAACATCACGACCTCCTGGCGGTCGGCCTTCACGTCTTCGGCGCTGCGCACGATCAAGGCCGCGGCGAGAAGGTTCATTTCTTGAAGCGGGATATGCGCGTGCATCCAGTAGGTGCCGGGAAGCGGCTCATAGTCATAGGAGCGCGTTTCTCCGGGTTGCAGCATCGGGCGCGGCACGTCCGGAACGCCGTCCTGCTCGTTGGGCGGGATCTGGCCGTGCCAATGGATCAGGGTCGGCACATCGAGACGATTGGCCAGGTCGACGCGAAAGCGTTGTCCGGGGTCGAGAACCAATCCTTGCCCGCTCGACCCTTCAAGGCCGAAGACTGTGGCGGCGCGCCCGTCGACGTCCAGCACGCGCGTTGCAGCGCTGAGGGCCATCGCGCTTTGGGCGTTGGCGAAGCGCGGTAGAGCTGCTGCGGATAGCGTGGCAGCGCCTGCGGCGAGAAAGCTGCGGCGTGAGATAAGCTTCATTTTCGGTCTCCTGGGAGGACTATGCTCCCTCTGAATTCAGATCGGCGTGCGACTAGGCAGGCCACTTGCGTTCAGCAAGACCGTCGTTGGGAGGGCGTTCGTTGCGTGCGGGGCCGATGCCGGCGAGGTCCGGCATCTCGGTAATGCTCCAGATCGCTGCGGTAGGAGCGGTGGCATTTGTCGGCGCCTTAGGCGCAAGCCAGTGCGTCATGCCTGAGCATAGGGCATAACAGAAGGCATTGTTTCCGTTGCAGATTCGATGTTCCTGGCACGGCACGGCAGCGGTATCCGCGGCCGGATGCTGCGATCCGTGTTCCGAAATCATTACGTGGGAGTTACTGGCCATGCGAGCACCGAGCGCCGGAACGGTCAACGCCACGCTGGCGAAGGAAAGGAGCATGAGCAGAGCGATGAACAGCCGTTGCATCGCCGTCAAAACGCCGTGCAAGACAACATCATCCGCACCCTCGGCTTGCGTTCATCCAGGGTGGTCCGCTCCCACCCGCTCGCCGCGTCCGCCGCCGAGCGTCTTTTTTGGTGACACACCACGGCGGTTCCAGGCGACACTGGTTACTTGCCTCGGTCGGCGAGCCACTTCTTCATCATGGCGATCTCGCCCTCCTGGGCCTTGACCACCTCTTCGGCGAGTTTGCGGACCTCGGGGTCCTTGCCGTACTGGAGCACGACCTTCGCCATGTCGATCGCGCCCTGATGGTGCGGGATCATACCGCGCATAAAGTCCACGTCGGCGTCGCCGGTATAGGGCACCATCATGTCCTTCATCATGGCATCCATGGCGGTCTCGTATGCCTTCGTCGACGGCGTGTCCGATCCTGGCGTCTGCATGCCTGACATGTCGTGACCTTGCATCGTGTTGTTGTCCGTTTTCATTTGGGTTTGAGCGAATGCCAGGCCGCCGGCGATAGCGATGGCCCCTGCGATGAAGATCGGAGTGAGCTTGTTCATGGTCTCGCTCCCGTTCAGTTTGAGGTCGCCGGATAGCCGGCTTCTTCCAGAACCTGCAAGATCGCGGACGGCGTGGCGGTCGTCTCGACCTTGACGGCGCGCGCGGCGGGATTCGTCTCGATCTTGGCTGCGGAGTCCACCGACTGGATCGCCTTGGTGACGGACTTGGCGCAACCGCCGCAGGTCATGTTTTCAATTTTGAGGTCCATGAGACTTCTCCTTGTTTTGATCTCATGTCGCCCAAGGTGGTGCTTCCAACCGTGGTAAGGTCAAGGGCCAAAAAAAAGAAAATGCGCTATTGACCTTCCCATGGTTGGAAGCCTCATTTTCCGTCCGAACGTGAATTTCGGAACGAGAAAAGGAGGCGGCTATGAATGCCCCCGTTCGAGCTGCGGACACCAGGAACGCGGCAATTTCCCTGTCAATAGAAGGCATGACCTGCGCCTCCTGCGTCGGTCGTGTCGAACGAGCCCTCAAGGCCGTCCCCGGCGTTGCCGATGCGGTCGTCAACCTGGCGACCGAAAAGGCAAGCATCACGACGAATGCTCCCGTCGATCGCGCTACGCTCGTCAAGGCCATCGAGGATGTCGGCTATGAGGTTTCGGAGAGCCCTGCCGCACAAGCGGCCGCCTCGCTTGAAGTCGCGATCGAGGGCATGACCTGCGCCTCCTGCGTGGGTCGTGTCGAGAAGGCCCTGAAGGCCGTGCCGGGCGTCACCAGCGCCGTCGTCAACCTCGCGACCGAGAAGGCCACGATCCAGGGAACCGCAGACACGGCAGCCGTGATTGCGGCCATCGAGAATGCGGGCTACGACGCCAAGGTCATCTCGGCGGCAACCGGATCGAGCCAGGCCGAGACGAATGACCGCGCAGAGAAGAAGGAAGCCGAACGCCGCGAGCTGACCCGCGACTTCACCATCGCGGCGGTGCTGACCGCTCCGGTCTTCCTTTTGGAAATGGGCTCGCACCTCATTCCGGGCGTGCATGGCGTGATCGAATCCACCATCGGCATGACGAACAGTTGGTATCTCCAGTTCGTGCTGACGACGCTGGTGCTGTTCGTGCCGGGCATCCGCTTCTATGACAAGGGGCTTCCCGCCCTCTGGCGTCTGGCGCCGGACATGAACTCGCTGGTGGCAGTCGGCTCGCTCGCGGCTTACGGCTATTCGCTGGTCGCGACCTTCGCGCCGGGCTTCCTGCCCGCAGGGACGATCAACGTCTATTATGAAGCCGCCGCGGTCATCGTCACGCTGATCCTGCTCGGCCGGCTGCTCGAAGCCCGCGCCAAGGGGCGTACCTCGGAAGCGATCAAGCGTCTGGTCGGCCTTCAGGCCAAGACGGCGCGCGTCCGCCGTGACGGCAAGACGGTCGATCTTCCGATCGACTCCGTGCTGTCGGGTGACATCGTGGAGGTCCGTCCCGGCGACCGTATCCCGGTCGATGGCGAGGTCATCGAGGGCGAAAGCTATGTCGATGAATCCATGATCACCGGCGAACCGATCCCGGTTTCCAAGACGAATCGTAGCGAGGTCGTCGCCGGCACCGTGAACCAGAAGGGCGCCTTCGCGATCCGCGCCACGGCGGTCGGCGGCAACACCGTGCTGTCGCAGATCATCCGCATGGTTGAGGAAGCACAAGGCTCGAAGCTGCCGATCCAAGCGCTGGTCGACAAGGTGACGATGTATTTCGTGCCGGCTGTCTTCGCCGTCGCGGCTCTGACCTTCGCGGCATGGCTCTATTTCGGGCCGTCGCCGGCGCTCACCTTCGCGCTGGTCAATGCGGTCGCCGTGCTGATCATCGCCTGCCCCTGCGCCATGGGTCTGGCTACGCCGACCTCGATCATGGTCGGCACCGGCCGGGGCGCGGAGCTGGGCGTACTCTTCCGCAAGGGTGAAGCGCTGCAACTGCTGAAGGACGCCAGGGTCGTGGCCGTCGACAAGACCGGCACGCTGACCGAGGGCAAGCCCGCCCTGACCGACCTCGAACTGGCCGCCGGCTTTGACCGTGCGACCGTGCTGGGTCTAATCGCGGCCGTCGAAGCCAAGTCAGAACACCCGATCGCCCGCGCCATCGTGGAAGCGGCCGAGGCGGAAGGCATCGCGCTTCCCGCCGTGTCTGGTTTCGAATCGGTAACCGGCTTCGGCGTGAAGGCCGTGGTCGACGGCAAGCGTATCGAGATCGGCGCGGACCGCTACATGGTCGAGCTTGGCCATGACGTGGCGGGCTTCGCCGTCGTGGCCGAACGGCTCGGCAACGAGGGCAAGTCGCCGCTCTATGCCGCGATCGAGGGCAGGCTCGCGACGATCATTGCCGTGGCCGACCCGATCAAGGCGACGACGCCGGCCGCGATCAAGGCGCTGCACGATCTCGGGCTGAAAGTCGCGATGATCACCGGCGACAACCGGCGGACGGCCAAGGCCATCGCCGCGCGTCTCGGCATCGACGAGGTGGTGGCGGAAGTGCTGCCGGACGGCAAGGTCGAGGCGATCCGTCGCCTCAAGGCCGAGCACGGTAAGGTCGCCTTCGTCGGCGACGGCATCAACGACGCTCCGGCGCTCGCCGAGGCGGATGTGGGCCTCGCCATCGGCACCGGCACGGATATCGCCATCGAGGCGGCGGACGTGGTGCTGATGTCGGGCAGCCTGACCGGGGTGCCGAACGCCATCGCACTGTCGAAGGCGACGATCGGAAACATCCGGCAGAACCTGTTCTGGGCCTTCGCCTACAACACGGCCCTGATCCCGGTCGCCGCCGGCGCGCTCTATCCGGCCTACGGCATCCTGCTGTCGCCGGTCTTCGCCGCCGGCGCCATGGCCCTGTCGAGCGTCTTCGTGCTCGGCAATGCGTTGCGGCTCAAGACCTTCAAGGTCCCAACCTAATGAACCGAAGCAGCCGACCCTATATTCGGGGTCGGCTGTCGTACCTTACGGGAGAAAACGCATGAATATCGGACAAGCTTCGAAAGCGTCCGGCGTCTCGGCCAAGATGATCCGCTACTACGAACATACCGGCCTCATTCCGGCCGCCGATCGGACGTCTTCCGGCTATCGCGACTATTCGGACACGGACGTTCACATGCTGCGCTTCATCCGGCGCGCGCGTGATCTCGGCTTCTCGGTGGCCGAGATCGGCGATCTCCTCGGCCTCTGGCGCGACGAGTCGCGGCAGAGCGCGGAGGTCAAGCGTCTGGCGCAGGGCCACATCGACGCGCTGGAGAAGAAGATCGCGGACTTGCAGGACATGGCGCACACGCTCACGATGCTGGTGAAAGCCTGCACGGGCGACCATCGCCCGCATTGCCCGATCCTCCAGCGTCTGGAAACCGATCAGGACGATGAGGACCTCACGGTCCAGCCGCGCAGCGGTGCGATTACTCGTTCCGTGCAGTAGAGTAACACTCGGCCCGTTCGCCTAACCGAAGCGGCCTGATGTTTTCGTCCCTGCCAGATATGGCGGGGACTTGTCGTTTCAGGCTTGGGGTTTGCGCGCCGCCTGCCAGAGCAGCGGCACGAGGATCAAGGCGACCGGCGGAAACAACAGCCAGTTGATCGCCGCCCAGCCCGAGTTGTGCAGGACGCTGCCAGCCAGAAACGATACGGCGGCGGTCGTGCCGAAGACCATGAAGTCGTTCGCGCCCTGCGCCTTGGCGCGCTCGCCCGGCGTATGGCAGTCCGTGACCATAGCCGTCGCGCCGATGAAGCTGAAATTCCAGCCGAGCCCCATGATGGCGAGAGATCCCCAGAAATTGATCAGCTCAAGCCCGGCCAGTGCGACCACGGCCGAGACGGCGATGAGCAGCATCCCCGCAGCGGTGACCCGCTCCTTGCCGAAGCGTGTCATGAGACGGCCGGTGACGAAACTTGGCGCGAACATCGCCAGTAGATGCCACTGGATTCCGAGTGCTGCACTGTTGACCGAATGGCCGGTGTTGACCATCGCGATCGGAGCCGCCGTCATGACGAAAGCCATGAGGCCGTAGGAGACGACGCCGGCTGCGACGGCGAGCATGTAGCGGGGCATCATCAGGATCTGAATCAGGGAACGGCCGGAGCTTTCGGACTCGGATTGCGAACCAGATTGCGGCGCGCGTAGCATCAACAGAATCGGGATGGACAACAGCGGAAGCGCCGCCTGGCTGAGAAAGCTGCCGACATAGGGCGTGCCGGGGAAGGAATCGCGTGTCCAGATGACGAGCTGGGGACCGATGACAGCCGCGATCAGTCCGCCGACCATCACCCAGGAGATTGCGCGTGCCTTCAACGCGCCTTCGGCAGCGTCGGCGGCGGCGAAGCGATAGCTTTGAACGTAGGAGCCGTAGAGACCGGCGGTAAAGCAGCCAACGCAGAACAGCAGAAACGATGCCACAAAGATACCAAGTGCTGCGATGAGACCCGCCGCGAGGCCGAAGAAGGCGCCGAACAAGTAACCGCTCCGGCGTCCCCAAGCGCGCATGACGAACGCGGCGGGCAGCGTGCCGATCGCCAGGCCGACGCCGAACAGGCTGACCGGCAGCGTCACCCATGCGGGGTTGTCGGCGAGCTGCTGGCCGACCAGGCCGCCGAGCGACATGACGATTGGCGCGCTCGATCCGCCGAGCGCCTGAGCGGCGGTCAGCACGGTGATGTTGCGCCGGACAGTTGCAGTATCGTCCATGGGAACTCCCACAATTATTTGCTTCGACGTTGACATGCCGGCAAAACTTTTGGGTTTTGCGGGAACGAAACCTTTCCTGAAACGTATATATACCCATACCGGGTAGGGGTAGCTGGATGTGCAATAAAAACTCGAAGCAGATCATTGCGTCACTCAACCGGATCGCCGGCCAGGTTCGCGGCGTCGGTCAGATGGTGGAGGACGAGCGATACTGCATCGACATTCTCAACCAGATCCACGCGGTCAAGGCCGCCCTCTCGAAGGTGGAGAACCAGGTGCTGCGATCGCATGCCGCCTGCTGCGTCGAGGAGGCGATCGCCTCGGGCGATGGCGACCTGCAAAGAGCAAAGTTCAACGAGCTGGTCGAGGTGTTCGCAAAGGCGAAACTATAGATCGAAGGGATCAGACAATGGCGACCCATGCTGCCAAACGCGCCGAACTTCATCGAATGGTGATGGAAAACCATACGTGTCCCTACGGGCTGAAGGCGCTCGATCTCCTCAAGCGCGAAGGCTACGAGGTCGATGATCACCATCTGACGACTCGCGCCGAGACGGATGCTTTCAAAGCAAAGCACAATGTTCAGTCAACGCCACAGACCTTCATAGGCGGCAAGCGGATCGGCGGCTACGATGATCTCGTCCGGTTCTTCGGCGGCAAGGTCAAGGACAAGGACACCGTCACCTACAAGCCGGTGATCGCGCTGTTCGCGATGGCAGCGCTGATGGCGTTGGCCGCGAGCTGGGCGGCGTTCGGCAACCTCGCGACGGTCCAGGCGGCCGAATGGTTCATCGCCATCGCGATGTGTCTTCTTGCCCTTCAGAAGCTGAAGGACGTGGAAGGCTTCGCGACCATGTTCCTGAACTACGACCTTCTGGCGCAGCGGTGGGTCCGATATGCCTACATCTATCCCTTCGCGGAGGCGCTCGCCGGCGTCCTGATGATGGCTGGCGCCCTGATGTGGGTGTCGATCCCCGTCGCGCTGTTCATCGGCGGCATCGGCGCGGTCTCAGTGTTCAAGGCGGTCTATATCGACAAGCGCGAGCTGAAATGCGCCTGCGTCGGAGGCGACAGCAACGTGCCGCTCGGCTTCGTGTCGCTCACCGAGAACCTCATGATGATCGGCATGGCGGTCTGGATGATCTTCAAGCCGATGGGCATTGGACACTGACAACCGCGAAAGGACGATCAAATGGCGAGCGACCACACATCTCATGGCGGGCATTCGAGGGGCTCCCATGGCCGTCCCTATCTGATGTTCTGGATCAACATGATCCTCTGCCTCATTGTGATGTATGTCGTGATGTTTTCGATGATCGACGGCTGGGGCGACTTCCGGAATAATCTGAACATGCTTTACATGGCGATAACCATGTGGGCGCCGATGGGCATCTTCATGCTGGCGACAATGCCGGGCATGTTCCCGAACCGGAGCGCGAATATCGCCCTTTACGTCGTCTTCGCGCTGCTGACCGCCGGTTCCTTCTGGGCGACGCGGAGCCAGACCCTGATCGATGATCGCCAGTTCATCGATTCGATGATCCCGCACCATTCCGGCGCGATCCTGATGTGCCGCGAGGCGAAGCTTGCCGACTCGGAACTGAAAACGCTGTGCGACGAAATCATGGCAGCTCAGCGTGAGGAGATCGACAAGATGACGAGCATTCGAAATCGTCTCTAGTGTAGCGGCGGCGATAAAGACTCTACATCACGCACGCCGTCGCCGCCGCCAGAACCAGATATCGCCCGAGCTTGGCGACGCCAACTAGGAGGAGAAAGACGGGTAGCGGCTCCTTCATGATCCCGGCCGCGAGGGTTAGCGGATCGCCGATGACCGGCATCCAGCTTAGCAGCAACGACCATTTCCCATAGCGGCGATACCAACGCCGCGCCCGCTGGAGACCGGCTTCCGACACCGGGAACCAGCGCCGGTTACGGAAACACTCGACGCCGCGCCGATGATCCAGTTGACGACCGAGCCGGCCACGTTGCCAAGGCTCGCTGCGGCGACCAATGCCCAGGCCGCGAAAGAATCGGCCAGCAGCAGCCCGATCAGCGCGGCTTCCGACTGCATCGGCAGCAGGGTGGCAGCAAAGAAGGCGGTGAGGAACAGGCCCAAGCAGGCCGCCAGTGTGCTCAAGCACCGGCCCCGCGATCGCGCGGCGAAGCCGGCCATCTTGTATGATGGCGGTCGATGACGAAGGCATGGCGGTGCCGATATCCGCCATCGGCGGCAGCCGCATCGGACAGATGCGGATGGCTCGCCTCGAGCGTGTCATGCATATGGTCGAGTTCGTCGGGATCGGCCGCGGGCCAGAGGACCGCAGCGGCCGATACGGCGGCGGCGGCCAGCAGCCCCAGCGCAACGAAGGTGATCGGGAGGCCAAACGCGGCGCCCAGGCGCTCCGCGAAGGTCGCTGCGATAGGGGCCACCCCCACATAGGCGACCATCTTGATGGCGAGCGCCGTTCCCAGCACCGCATCCGCATCGGGACCGGCGAGATCATAGGCCAATAGCCCCAGCGCGATCGTGGCAAGCCCTGTTCCGATAAGCGCGATAACCTGTGCCAGGAAGAGGTGGCGATAGGTGCGGTTTCCAAGAACCTGCAACATAGGAACCTCACAAGTACTTGGTTATTTCCTTGAATTCGTCGATCGAACGACGATCGTCCTTAACAAGCGGCCCGACCACGTCGTCGAGACAGTGGTCGAGGTGGTTCTGAATCAGCGTCCGCTTGGCTTGTGCGATGGCCTTTTCGACCGCGTGAAGCTGCTGCGCGATATCGAGGCATGGCCGACCAGCTTCGATCATCTCGACGATCCCGCGCAAATGGCCGTCCGCACGCTTGAGGCGCATTGTGATCGCGGCGTGGGATCTGTGGGCATCGGATTGTTCGCTCATCCAGATATCCTATCCCCCTGGAGAGGATATTGTAACGAGCCTGCCGCCGGCGTCGCCTCAACCCCATGATCGTCGATAAGCCGTCGGCGTCGTCCCGAGCCAGCGCTTGAACATGGCGGTGAGAGAAGCCTGCCTTTCAAATCCCAGCGACGACGCCACCGTGCCGATCTCGTAGCCTTGGACCATCTTTCAGACGCCGCCGTCGCATGGTGGCTGGCTACTTTCTCGTTGCCACGCCAGCGGCGAAGATGCCCAACAGGGTAAGAAGCGCGATGCCGAGCGTAACATAGCGTGCGGAATCCACCGCAGATTCCCCGCCTGCCGCCATCAGCGTGCCAGCGAGTGCGGAAGTGATCGAGAAAGCAATAAGCTGTGTGATGGTGATCGCAGCAGCAGCCTTGCCTCCTTCGGCGGGATCATGTGTGCTGCTCATCGCTGCAACACCGAGCAGCGGCCACGCCAGTCCGATGCCGACGCCGGCAAGCGCGAGGACAGCCGCCCAAATCAGCACCATCCCGATATCGGCACCGAACACTTGTAGAAGTCCATAAGCGATCAGCCCAGCCGTCAACAGCAGTGGGCCGACGCGGATGGCGCGGCGGCGGCCGCTCTCACTCTTGACCGAAACAATGAAGAGCTGGGCGATGACCCATGCCAGCGAAAGAACTGCGCCAAGGAAACCGGCGATCAGCGGCGAAAGGCCCGCCAGTTGCTGACCAAACAGGGGGATGAAGTTCTCCACCATCACGCCCGCGCTCAGGGCAGCGACCGTGAGATAGACCCATTTCAGGGAGTTGCCACGCCGATAGGTGATGTGCGGAAGGATGGTCTCTTTTGCTCGCCGCTCCACGACGACGAAGAGCCAGAGCAGCACGATGCCAATTCCGACCATTGCCAGCGTTGGCCAGCCTATCGGCACGATGGCGCTGAGGCTGATAGCGATGGTCGCAAGCACAAGCGGAATGAGGGAGGCGACGGGAACAGGTGAACGATGCCCCGATCCAGCCATGCGGCCGAACGCGCGTTGAGCGATGATTCCGAACAGCAGCGAAACGACCGCCAGCGCACCGTAGGACCAGCGCCAGAGGCCCAGTTCTGCGAACACGCCGCCAAGCGCCGGCCCGAACAGCGTCCCCAAGCCCCACATGGCCGACACGACGCCGGTTGCCCGCGCCCAATGGCGTTCGGGAAGTGCTGCACGAATTACCGCATAGCCGAGTCCTGCCAGCAAACCGCCGCCAAGTCCTTGCACGACGCGACCGACGATCAGCGGTTCCATCGTTGGGCTGGCGGCATTGGCCGCTGCGCCGAGAGCGAAGACGACGAACGCCGTAACATAGGCAAGCGCCGGCCCCTTCCAGTCGAGAATGCGGCTGACGAACAGCGAGGCTACGATTGCCGAGATAACGAACGCAGTCGTCACCCACGCATAATATTGCTGCCCGCCAATATCCGCGACGATGGAGGGCATCAGTGCGGCGGTGAAATAGAGGTTCATGGCATAGAGCAGCACGCCGCTTGCCATGACCAGAACAATGGCGAGGTGGCGGCCGGACAGAAGATCGGACCATCCGTCCAGATGCGCCGCAGGCGCATTTGCGGGATCGGCCGAACCGGCCGGGGTTGGTGAGCTATTCATCGGGGATTCTCCGAAAGGGGGAAGTTCAGTTGGCTGCGCGCCGGACGGCCAAGGACAGCCCCAACACGACTAGCGAGACGAGCAGGACAATGCTGGGAGCGACCGCATGGCCGTAATCAGCGTTCAGCAGTGTCGTGAGGGAAGCAGCGGCCATCACGAGCGCGCCAAGGCCGGCTCCATAGGGCCGCGAGCCAGCGCGGATCAGCATCAGCCCAGCCGCCAGTTCGAGAATGGCGGTGATGTAGTGGAACCAGTCGGGGTAACCCCAAGCCACATAGGCCGCCGCATTTTCCTCTGAGATGAAGATGTTGCCGTAAGCGCCGAAGAGAAAGAAAGCTGCCAGCAGCCAAGCCAGGCTGGTCGCTATGATCGGAAGGGGTCTGTTCATGTGGCCTCGCATCTTGGAAATCGGACCGGCTGAGGCAGCATAGGACTGGACCAACCAGCCGTTCCGACATAGATTGAATGCTCACTCTAGTTATGATCGACGTGTGGTCAAGCTATATTAGAGCGATCATTCTATGTTTATGGAGGCCCCATGGTCCGCAAGCGCGTTCCCGAGCAGCATGAAGGCAGAAGGCAGGAGATTCTCGCAGCGGCGCATAGGTGCTTCCTGCGCCATGGTCTGCAGGGCGCGTCGATTTCGATGATCTGCAAAGAAGCGGCGATGAGCCCCGGCCACCTCTATCACTACTTCCCCAGCAAGGACGCTATCATTGAGCAGATGGCGGATGATTACCTTGCCAGTCTCCACAGCCATTTCAGCGGCCACCCCGAGGACGAACAGACGGCGACTGTTCTGCTATCGGAATTGTGGAGCATGAAGGGGTGGGACGATCTCGGTCATTGCCGCATTCTGTTCGAGTTGCTGGCAGAAGCGGGGCGTAACGAAAGAATCAGGGCCATCCTCAAACAGAACACTGATGGTGTTCGAACATTGCTGGCAGAAGCGCTGACCGCAGGTCAGGCGCGTGGCGAAGTCGATTCCGGCCTTGACCCTAAGCACACCAGCGCGGTTCTGGTGGCGGTCCTTGATGCCGCGCCGATGCTGCCGTTGATGACAGCGGACCTTGACTTCGAGGAGAGCCGCAAACTGGTCACGACAATGGTTGGCCGATTTCTGAAGCCTCAACAATGAAGCGGATTATGAAAATGGGGGATGGCGGCCGGTCGAAGCATTGGTGCCAGTCGCGCCAAAAACTTCCCTTTGATGTCGCGGATCGCGTCAAGTCATGACAGATGTTTCACAGCTAACCTCGCCCGACTTGTCCGGGTTGCAAGCATTTCTGGCGCTGTGTCTCTATACAGCCGTAACATCGGTCACGCCCGGACCGAACAACATGATGGTGCTGGCATCCGGTGTTAATTTCGGCATTCGGCGGACATTGCCACATATTGCGGGCATCAGCATTGGTTTCGCCGCGATGATCGTCATCATGGGGATGGGCCTTGGAGTGATTTTCGAGGCGTATCCCATGCTCAACACCATCCTGCGATGGGTTGGCGGCGCCTATCTTCTGTATCTGGCATGGAAGATCGCCGGGGCCGCAGCACCGGAGAATGCAG
The Shinella zoogloeoides DNA segment above includes these coding regions:
- a CDS encoding MFS transporter, with product MNSSPTPAGSADPANAPAAHLDGWSDLLSGRHLAIVLVMASGVLLYAMNLYFTAALMPSIVADIGGQQYYAWVTTAFVISAIVASLFVSRILDWKGPALAYVTAFVVFALGAAANAASPTMEPLIVGRVVQGLGGGLLAGLGYAVIRAALPERHWARATGVVSAMWGLGTLFGPALGGVFAELGLWRWSYGALAVVSLLFGIIAQRAFGRMAGSGHRSPVPVASLIPLVLATIAISLSAIVPIGWPTLAMVGIGIVLLWLFVVVERRAKETILPHITYRRGNSLKWVYLTVAALSAGVMVENFIPLFGQQLAGLSPLIAGFLGAVLSLAWVIAQLFIVSVKSESGRRRAIRVGPLLLTAGLIAYGLLQVFGADIGMVLIWAAVLALAGVGIGLAWPLLGVAAMSSTHDPAEGGKAAAAITITQLIAFSITSALAGTLMAAGGESAVDSARYVTLGIALLTLLGIFAAGVATRK
- a CDS encoding DoxX family protein; its protein translation is MNRPLPIIATSLAWLLAAFFLFGAYGNIFISEENAAAYVAWGYPDWFHYITAILELAAGLMLIRAGSRPYGAGLGALVMAAASLTTLLNADYGHAVAPSIVLLVSLVVLGLSLAVRRAAN
- a CDS encoding TetR/AcrR family transcriptional regulator, with the protein product MVRKRVPEQHEGRRQEILAAAHRCFLRHGLQGASISMICKEAAMSPGHLYHYFPSKDAIIEQMADDYLASLHSHFSGHPEDEQTATVLLSELWSMKGWDDLGHCRILFELLAEAGRNERIRAILKQNTDGVRTLLAEALTAGQARGEVDSGLDPKHTSAVLVAVLDAAPMLPLMTADLDFEESRKLVTTMVGRFLKPQQ
- a CDS encoding LysE family translocator: MTDVSQLTSPDLSGLQAFLALCLYTAVTSVTPGPNNMMVLASGVNFGIRRTLPHIAGISIGFAAMIVIMGMGLGVIFEAYPMLNTILRWVGGAYLLYLAWKIAGAAAPENAERSAARPLGFIGAAAFQWVNPKAWVMALGAVATYLPGSPSLSSVAAAALLMAAINAPCVGIWAAFGVGLRRLLTEPAKLRAFNLTMAALLVVSLYPIFVT